From Gossypium raimondii isolate GPD5lz chromosome 11, ASM2569854v1, whole genome shotgun sequence:
GGGCACCTGTACATGCTGTGGCAGGAGCAGTTCCAACTTTTGCACTGCTGTATTTCTTGGTGATGAATctacaataacaaaaaaaaggatCATGCGCGATGAAATGTTTAGCCCTTAATCGGTATGGAGAAAAAGAGAATTGTTGCTGTCAACGTAAATCAAGGCCATATTTACCTGAAGAAATCCCTCCACAACAACTCGAACATCAGCCAGTTCATTTGAGTATCAGGTGAGCCACTGCCcccatcatttttctttgagGTAGCAGAAACGGTCCTGCCAATCACATAAATGCATTCAATATAAGAAAACATCTCATAACCAAGCCTTCTCCCACTACATTGGGTTTGGTAATAAGGATCATATTGCTCCATTTTACTCTTTGTTTTTCAAACATATCCACAAATAATGCTCCATATTTAGACATTATTTGTACAAGGGAAAAAACTGGTACTTGACACCATACCTATTTGCAGTTTTCTTTAGTTCATCAAACATGAACCGGGGAGATAAGCATCCCATAGCTAGCCATGGTGATATTTTGCAAGAAAAGTTAGCACCATATATGGTTTCTTGGCTACCATCCTTGCTCCCCTTGTATGGCTGTGCTTTACACTCAGCTGCAAACTTTTTAAGCCTTTGCAATGCTTCATTCTCGCCACCAGCCATAGAAGCACTAACAGATGGCCTGCCATCCTACATGTAAACAACCAATACTTTCTCAACGCCTTTAAAAccataaatcaaaagaaaataagtcCAAGTAAAGCTTCCAAAAGTAGACTCCCCCAATCAATCATCATTGAACCAACCCTAAGACATAGCCAGCACTGCTAATTGAAACAATATTAAACTACACAATCCAAACCATAGTACTTTAGATGTGAGTACCCTAATATTTCTACTACTAGTTTGAAGCAAGATACAAAGATAAGTGAACCAATATTCCTACGGAAAATATAGAAGTTTAAATCTCAAACCTGAGCCATTGTGGCAGCAGTGTTAAGTCCCAGATCCGTCAATGAAGGAATATCTCCAGTCTCCACATCACCTCTAGAAGGCATCCCTTTCATTTGGTCCAATGATTCAATCGTCTTCCTTATCTCCAAACCGTTAACTTTATCCCTAAATCCACCATAATTGGAAGGCATATCTTCCAATTTAAACGGCAAATCATCAACATGGAACAAAGTACTTCCCCAAAAGTACTTAACTTCAACACCCTCTTCTTTCATGGCAGACTCAATCTTTTCCTCAGCCTTAACCTCATCATGAGAAACTTCTCTATGAGCATAGACAGCGTCGGCCCCGATAGCTTTAGCTAACTCAACCAAAACACACTCCGGCTTCCCAATCCGAACCACAAGATCCGACCCTCGTGCTTGCAGATTCTTCCGAAGATCCGAAACCGATTCAATCAAGAATGTGGCTCTGTAAGGACCGGTTTTGTCGAACCCAGATGAGGATTTCCCGTAATCTCGAGGGTCAAAACAGTAAACCGGCAAAACCGACATGGACTCATTGTTGGCGGTGTTGAGACACTCGTTGTCGTGGACCCGTAAATCGTTGCGGAACCAAACGATGGAAGCTCGACGAATTGCGGCGCCATTGGAGGGGTCGAGAGGGCGGCGCGGACCTAAGGAGAGAGGGGACTGGAGAGGGTTATTGGCAAAGGTGGATTTGAAGGAAAGTTtggaaggggaaggggaaggggaagtTGAAGAAAGGGAGAGATGAGAAAGAGACGAAGCTTGAGTTGGAACTTTAACTTTGGAGGGAGATTGAGCAGAGAATAAAGATAAGATTTTGGGTTGGATGAAAAACTGGGTAGGTAGGGTTGGGGGCAAGGAAGATAAAGAAAGAGATGCAGTAGCAAATGGGGATTGAGAAACTTGATATTGGTTTTGGGTTTGCTCCTCGGTTGATTTGATTTCAGGGTTTTCACAAGACTGGGGATTGGAATCCATGATGATGTTTTCCGGTGAAGATAAGAAAGCTGGGCTTGGTGGGTGGTGAGTGGTGACTTGAAGGTTTTATTATCTTGTTATATCTAACAACTCTACTCTTTGTCGCCTTTTCCCTTTGCCCTTTGCCCTTTGCATTTAGTattcaaatttgtttttgttggGTGATTCTATATTTGTGCTTCACTCCTCCCACCACCCACTACACCTAACCTTTTTCCACCAACCTTCAAAGTTCCACACCACTCACTAATTTGGACTTTGTAGCCTTACCTTAccttttgggtttagggttggGTTGGTAGAATAAAAACAATAGGTTCTCCACGTCAATCTCATTTCACTAAATGGACTTCTTGAATGAGTTGACTCAAATTAACAcgaaaggagaaaaaaagaaaaagaaaaagggaatttAAATACTTTCGAAATTGCAAATTAGCTCTCTTGGCGATGGCAAGAATCCTGACTTCCACTCATACTCCTCTTGGGCATGGAATAGCCTTAAAGAAGGGATCTCATTCAAGCTGGAATATGGGGAATGGAAACCTTATTTCAGTTTGGgatactttcaaattttcaagtcaCCTTTTCCAGGCTCCTGGGCTATGATTTTCATTTGGTAAAGCATCTTCCCAACGTCTGGAAAGAATAATGGAATTATGatactttccctttttttttttcaaccaatataaaattgaagCAATCATAAAAATCCCTATTgactctttatttatttgacatCATACGAAGAATGACTTGTTTATTGTCAAATCCAAATATCTCTCCATCTCCCCTTTCGTCAAAAGACATCAAAACTACACGACCTCTTGTCTTAGATGCAATTATCATTCGAAATTCTTAAAGCACATCATGTTCTTTTGCCCCTTGCCTGAGCCATATGGAACACTTCGCTCTTTCATTATGACTCAAATTCGGTGGGATTTCATTCCTTTGCACAATGTTGAATTTTGGTGCAAAGAATACTTACCTCAGGTTCTTCGCTCGATCCCGAGCTCATTGATTACATTTGTTGGGAGATACGGAAAGCTCAAAAGACCACCATTTTCAAAGGAGAAAAGATAGATCCGATTCAAGCTTGAAATGATGCTTTTGAAGGATTTTCAAACTTTCCCGTCATAAATCCTCAATCCTCTTTTTTCCCCACCCCCCCAAAGGCACTTTAAAGGTTAACTAGGACATGACTTTACCTgtaaaaagttttgaaaacgAGATTTTTTACAATATCTATTTTCAcgatattcattttttttcttttaaatttttatttcaattatgcCACATGAGATATGTGTCTAATTTAATTGTTGAACTGAcgattttaataatgaaaagatcttattaatataacatcGATATTTTAAGGATGtagttaaaatgttttaaaatttagagactaatttaaaataaaggtcATAGTTTGGGGATGATTGATGTAACAAAAGATGTAAAAACACACtcaaaataatgaatattaCTTTTGTTTATGCACGCTgagaatctaaaattttaattcatatttatagaCCCAAAGGcaaatt
This genomic window contains:
- the LOC105803014 gene encoding blue-light photoreceptor PHR2 yields the protein MDSNPQSCENPEIKSTEEQTQNQYQVSQSPFATASLSLSSLPPTLPTQFFIQPKILSLFSAQSPSKVKVPTQASSLSHLSLSSTSPSPSPSKLSFKSTFANNPLQSPLSLGPRRPLDPSNGAAIRRASIVWFRNDLRVHDNECLNTANNESMSVLPVYCFDPRDYGKSSSGFDKTGPYRATFLIESVSDLRKNLQARGSDLVVRIGKPECVLVELAKAIGADAVYAHREVSHDEVKAEEKIESAMKEEGVEVKYFWGSTLFHVDDLPFKLEDMPSNYGGFRDKVNGLEIRKTIESLDQMKGMPSRGDVETGDIPSLTDLGLNTAATMAQDGRPSVSASMAGGENEALQRLKKFAAECKAQPYKGSKDGSQETIYGANFSCKISPWLAMGCLSPRFMFDELKKTANRTVSATSKKNDGGSGSPDTQMNWLMFELLWRDFFRFITKKYSSAKVGTAPATACTGALA